In one window of Microscilla marina ATCC 23134 DNA:
- a CDS encoding serine hydrolase domain-containing protein — protein sequence MKKKWMTIIFLISIFFAAKAQKTKEDSIKMNWQTVKEMLLTFSKRVPEIGVSFTYVVDGKIYDQVRLGYANRIKKVKTNGSLIHQWGSVSKLVTSIAVFQLIEQGRVKPTDFITQYIPELKKTSKGFGGFDSVRVYHLINHSTGYDGGVILYKKFIKDHPEFKEKATFCFDDLKPYLHLFKFIRKPGTKYKYSNWGYSLLGLLVERVTGRRFSRYVKKKILKPLDMKTAYFGSTKTSETHKLVTSYYMPKDSSQKLKEKLPTHDQCFGEANGGLKASPSDMIKLMNFFMDKGSPREKKRHSKVLKKSTRRAYLTFSNKNKLDSTKAVYKYNQKNFKEGKIGGITFINFVPQNAEILGHGGLIHAYRSGFFWRNKSNRGIIWTLNTRGFNGDKVAIFTGILDSMQDRLLGLDIVHKSDWKYYENLFGKKKK from the coding sequence ATGAAAAAAAAATGGATGACTATAATCTTCTTAATAAGTATTTTTTTTGCTGCTAAAGCTCAAAAAACAAAAGAAGATAGTATAAAAATGAATTGGCAAACAGTAAAGGAAATGTTGCTTACATTTTCAAAACGAGTGCCAGAAATAGGAGTGTCCTTTACTTATGTGGTAGATGGAAAAATTTATGATCAAGTGCGTTTAGGGTATGCCAATCGCATAAAAAAAGTGAAAACTAATGGAAGTCTAATTCATCAATGGGGGTCAGTATCTAAACTGGTAACCTCTATTGCTGTGTTTCAATTAATAGAGCAAGGTAGGGTCAAACCAACTGATTTTATTACTCAATATATTCCTGAATTAAAAAAAACTTCTAAAGGTTTTGGCGGCTTCGACTCGGTACGTGTTTATCACTTGATCAATCATAGTACTGGATATGATGGTGGTGTTATTCTTTACAAAAAATTTATAAAAGACCACCCTGAATTCAAAGAAAAAGCAACTTTCTGCTTTGATGATTTAAAACCCTATCTCCATTTATTTAAGTTTATCAGAAAACCAGGAACAAAATACAAATATTCTAATTGGGGATATTCGCTTTTAGGTCTACTGGTAGAAAGAGTGACTGGCAGGAGATTTTCTAGATATGTCAAGAAAAAAATCCTTAAACCATTAGACATGAAGACTGCCTACTTTGGATCAACAAAAACTAGTGAAACACACAAATTAGTCACTAGTTACTATATGCCAAAAGATTCTAGCCAGAAATTAAAAGAAAAACTCCCTACCCATGATCAATGCTTTGGTGAAGCTAATGGAGGTCTGAAAGCAAGTCCATCTGATATGATCAAGTTGATGAATTTTTTTATGGATAAGGGAAGTCCTAGAGAAAAAAAGCGACATTCCAAAGTTCTGAAAAAATCCACAAGGCGAGCCTACCTTACTTTTTCTAACAAAAATAAACTAGACTCTACCAAAGCAGTCTACAAGTACAATCAAAAAAATTTCAAAGAGGGTAAAATAGGGGGCATAACATTTATTAATTTTGTACCTCAGAATGCGGAAATACTAGGGCATGGTGGGCTTATTCACGCATATAGATCAGGTTTCTTTTGGCGTAATAAAAGTAATCGTGGGATCATATGGACACTCAATACTAGAGGTTTTAATGGAGACAAAGTAGCTATTTTTACAGGTATTCTCGATTCTATGCAAGATCGTTTGTTAGGGTTAGACATAGTCCATAAAAGTGACTGGAAATATTACGAAAACCTTTTTGGGAAAAAGAAAAAGTAA
- a CDS encoding lanthionine synthetase C family protein has product MPSFENVAKIVLDKIASDLIATNTLEIDERNVYTGKTGIALFLAYYYKYSQDEKYLEKVYQIMSSALNEIDQEKSISLSGTSGIGWVLQHLTQLGVFSQKETQEYLATLNHFVMNSLIYDKQQDNYDLMHGYIGKLIYLISSHKLSKQPQVVTEYILEFIDYFHEKSKKENDHAIFWTQSNSVINGKINKVCLGLAHGMPSIISFLCLLLETFDLPQERKFKASELIQKACTWILNQRGIYEVKRGVYPTFIPPDNTQKEGYLAWCYGDLGIAIALTRAGKTIQNKLFYQEGIKIAVLAAKRDLITSGISQDATNFDSTICHGLFGILYQFHILYKMTQEPIFKSTVEYWLNIALDKTDLELSFCGFQACISPRQNTLKEWRDDPTLLGGAAGIGLVLLDYYFPLIKPPENWAKILLLDI; this is encoded by the coding sequence ATGCCATCTTTTGAAAACGTTGCAAAGATAGTTCTTGATAAAATTGCTAGTGATTTGATTGCCACCAATACTTTGGAAATCGATGAAAGAAATGTATACACAGGAAAAACAGGCATTGCCCTTTTCCTTGCTTATTACTATAAATATAGTCAAGATGAAAAATATTTGGAGAAAGTATATCAGATAATGTCAAGTGCCTTAAACGAGATAGATCAAGAAAAAAGTATATCACTTTCTGGAACGTCAGGGATTGGTTGGGTATTACAGCATCTTACCCAATTAGGTGTTTTTTCACAAAAGGAAACGCAAGAATACCTAGCTACCTTGAATCATTTTGTTATGAACTCATTAATTTATGATAAACAGCAGGATAACTATGATCTGATGCACGGCTATATAGGTAAATTAATTTATTTAATATCATCTCACAAACTTTCAAAGCAACCCCAAGTAGTTACCGAATACATTTTGGAATTCATTGATTATTTTCACGAAAAAAGTAAAAAGGAAAATGACCACGCAATTTTTTGGACTCAATCTAATTCTGTAATTAATGGTAAAATTAATAAGGTATGCTTAGGTTTAGCACATGGTATGCCTAGTATTATCAGTTTTTTATGTCTTCTACTGGAAACATTTGACTTACCACAAGAGCGAAAATTTAAGGCTAGCGAACTAATTCAAAAAGCTTGTACTTGGATTTTAAATCAGAGAGGTATTTACGAAGTAAAAAGAGGAGTTTATCCAACTTTTATTCCACCAGATAACACCCAAAAAGAAGGATACTTGGCCTGGTGTTATGGTGATCTGGGTATTGCTATTGCACTGACCAGAGCAGGTAAAACAATTCAAAATAAATTGTTTTATCAAGAAGGAATTAAAATAGCTGTTCTAGCTGCCAAAAGAGATTTGATTACATCAGGTATTTCACAGGATGCTACTAATTTTGATTCTACCATTTGCCACGGGTTATTTGGAATTTTATATCAATTTCATATCCTTTATAAAATGACCCAAGAGCCTATATTTAAATCGACAGTTGAATATTGGCTAAACATTGCTTTGGATAAAACAGACCTTGAATTATCGTTTTGTGGTTTCCAAGCATGCATTAGTCCAAGACAAAACACCTTGAAAGAATGGAGAGATGACCCTACTCTATTGGGAGGAGCTGCTGGAATTGGCTTAGTATTGCTTGACTATTACTTTCCATTAATCAAGCCACCCGAGAACTGGGCAAAAATTTTATTATTAGATATCTAA
- a CDS encoding serine hydrolase domain-containing protein has product MINRLFLCSLALMLWAGATRAQTKQNYNLDIEQLDAQTKQPTGWDMTFSYGGAKGYIVKPDAQTVKSGKYALTILPDANKSDRDFGACAYVIPAKYQGKTIELRGYMKLKNVGKDGHAGLWMRIDGEEGEPSLAFDNMRKRKINGTRDWQEYKVNLPLSKYALKIHVGGLLTSQQGQMWIDNLRLYIDGKPLAKVATRAYPPKERKPSIYFEMNKANVLKEWQKFEKVVDTIKQKVPHFGFYAALVHQGEIIRETSNGMADRKKKLPMSANVVHAWGSISKMFTSIAILQLVEKGKIKLTDPITKYLPELGKGVDSLGGMQAIKIHHLLNHNSGYDRKPVYNAIADKFPEFENRVANSKEIKPFLKYASQKFRPGSKYQYNNGAYSLLGMVIEQATGQKYIAYIKQHILKPLGMSTAHYDKTPQKLQNLFGTSYRHKKDGKVSTGRPDESAGIREANGGLKAKVADMLKFMDFLKFRKRTKYLKRYEKVLPRTVLEKYYFDLNLQDSTQYTRTYKTTQHGFYFVNGFVNTLANEGTKNQFEVMGHSGSVHGFLSNFIFRKETKVPYGIILMINTSGQRGTPERVAFSVLYNQLRYLLRNIKIDSGEVSWSKIAKRYK; this is encoded by the coding sequence ATGATCAATAGACTATTTTTATGCAGCCTTGCCCTTATGTTGTGGGCGGGTGCAACACGTGCTCAAACGAAGCAAAACTATAATTTGGATATAGAGCAACTAGATGCCCAAACTAAACAGCCCACAGGGTGGGACATGACTTTTAGTTATGGAGGAGCCAAAGGCTATATTGTAAAACCAGATGCACAAACCGTAAAATCGGGCAAATATGCCCTGACTATTTTACCCGATGCTAATAAGTCTGACCGGGACTTTGGCGCTTGTGCCTATGTGATACCTGCCAAGTACCAAGGGAAAACTATAGAGCTACGCGGCTATATGAAGCTAAAAAACGTGGGCAAAGATGGTCATGCCGGGCTTTGGATGCGCATAGATGGCGAAGAAGGTGAACCTTCTTTAGCTTTTGATAATATGCGCAAACGGAAAATTAACGGTACCCGCGACTGGCAAGAGTATAAGGTAAACTTGCCCCTCTCTAAGTATGCCCTTAAAATACATGTGGGTGGGTTGCTCACCAGCCAACAAGGGCAAATGTGGATAGACAACCTGAGGCTATACATAGACGGCAAACCTTTAGCAAAAGTAGCTACGCGGGCTTACCCTCCCAAAGAACGAAAACCCAGTATTTATTTTGAAATGAACAAAGCCAATGTGCTCAAAGAGTGGCAAAAGTTTGAAAAAGTAGTAGATACGATTAAACAAAAAGTACCCCATTTTGGCTTTTATGCGGCACTGGTGCACCAAGGTGAAATTATTCGGGAGACAAGCAATGGGATGGCTGACCGCAAGAAAAAACTACCCATGTCTGCCAATGTGGTACACGCTTGGGGGAGCATTTCTAAGATGTTCACTTCCATTGCCATTTTACAATTGGTAGAAAAGGGTAAAATCAAGCTGACCGACCCCATTACCAAATATTTACCTGAGTTGGGCAAAGGAGTAGACAGTTTGGGCGGTATGCAAGCCATTAAAATACACCACTTACTCAACCATAACAGCGGTTATGACCGCAAGCCAGTATACAACGCCATTGCAGACAAGTTTCCTGAGTTTGAAAACCGAGTGGCAAATTCGAAAGAAATCAAGCCATTTTTGAAATATGCCTCGCAGAAGTTTAGACCAGGGAGCAAGTACCAATACAACAATGGGGCTTATTCGCTACTGGGCATGGTCATAGAGCAAGCAACAGGTCAGAAGTATATCGCCTACATCAAGCAACATATTTTGAAACCATTGGGTATGAGCACCGCCCACTATGACAAAACACCCCAAAAACTGCAAAACCTGTTTGGCACCTCATATCGTCATAAAAAAGATGGAAAAGTATCTACGGGAAGACCAGATGAAAGTGCAGGGATCAGAGAAGCCAATGGAGGGCTGAAAGCCAAGGTAGCAGACATGCTCAAGTTTATGGACTTTTTGAAGTTTAGAAAACGAACAAAGTATCTCAAACGCTACGAAAAAGTATTGCCAAGGACTGTTCTGGAAAAATATTATTTTGATCTCAACTTACAAGATAGTACTCAGTATACCCGAACTTATAAAACCACCCAGCACGGTTTTTATTTTGTAAATGGTTTTGTCAATACCTTGGCAAATGAAGGTACAAAAAACCAATTCGAAGTGATGGGGCATAGTGGGAGTGTTCATGGTTTTCTGTCTAACTTTATTTTTAGAAAAGAAACCAAGGTTCCTTATGGCATTATACTGATGATAAATACCAGTGGACAAAGGGGAACACCCGAAAGAGTTGCCTTCTCTGTACTGTATAATCAGCTCAGGTATTTACTCAGAAACATCAAAATAGACTCAGGTGAAGTCAGCTGGAGTAAAATAGCAAAGCGCTATAAATAA
- a CDS encoding GIY-YIG nuclease family protein yields the protein MNGNYFVYITTNPKRTTLYIGVTNDLVRRLEEHASQAGNPKTFTGRYFCYHLIYWERFDRPQDAIDREKELKGWRREKKEALIDAENPQWIFLNDEI from the coding sequence ATGAACGGCAATTACTTTGTGTATATCACTACCAACCCCAAGCGAACCACCTTGTATATTGGGGTAACCAACGATCTGGTAAGGCGTTTGGAAGAACACGCTAGTCAGGCGGGGAACCCTAAAACTTTTACGGGAAGGTATTTTTGCTATCACCTAATCTATTGGGAACGTTTTGATAGACCACAGGATGCCATAGATAGAGAAAAAGAACTGAAAGGTTGGCGACGGGAGAAAAAAGAAGCCCTTATCGATGCGGAAAATCCACAATGGATATTTTTGAATGATGAGATTTAA
- a CDS encoding ATP-binding protein has product MKSINIETYPPMLQWLVSYLIVRCQQVAKPDASQALPQCPTLPEAEDEWLLPFSPDERLVIAIALANASAPEIWNLLLDTAIDAGFDESAINQLGLVQIPQTKYLQASVGTAHFLLAKGDEYQAFWQLFLPQNTFRRLGVLVLSATDVLPTIDTVLKLSPRYQHQLLTHTPWQPQYGAEFPATLLTTTKTWDDLVMDEKTGILLDQARKWVHHYDEVRQQPGVVGAKGYRLLMAGPSGTGKTLTAALLGQTAGKPLYRIDVSSIVDKYVGETSKRLRQVFDLAEQHDWILFFDEGDALFGKRSNDTGSSNERYANQEVAYLLYKLEEYQGMIFLATNHKGAIDPAFERRFDSLVTFSKPDEGTRRRLWQHFFGQTSTLELDPRIGAGNWRELAEAAPVSAAWIEKFFQYCVMQTTAKRDRYISAEDMRTYLHWFSAERGYFDGKAHRLFLRELVG; this is encoded by the coding sequence ATGAAATCAATCAACATCGAAACATATCCACCAATGCTACAGTGGCTCGTGAGCTACCTCATAGTGCGTTGCCAACAAGTGGCTAAGCCTGACGCGTCCCAAGCGTTGCCTCAATGCCCTACTTTGCCAGAGGCTGAAGATGAATGGCTATTGCCCTTTAGCCCCGACGAACGCCTTGTCATTGCTATAGCTTTAGCCAATGCCAGCGCTCCCGAAATATGGAACCTATTGTTGGATACGGCTATAGATGCTGGGTTCGACGAGTCAGCTATCAATCAATTAGGTTTGGTACAAATCCCTCAAACCAAGTATTTACAGGCAAGCGTGGGCACGGCACATTTTTTATTGGCTAAAGGTGACGAGTATCAGGCATTTTGGCAACTCTTTCTTCCCCAAAATACCTTCCGTCGTTTAGGGGTACTTGTCTTGTCTGCCACTGATGTCCTACCTACTATAGACACAGTACTCAAACTTAGCCCTCGTTACCAACACCAACTCCTCACCCACACCCCTTGGCAACCCCAATACGGGGCGGAGTTTCCGGCAACTTTGCTGACCACTACCAAAACCTGGGACGACTTGGTGATGGACGAAAAAACGGGCATACTGCTAGACCAAGCCCGCAAATGGGTACACCATTATGATGAGGTGCGTCAACAACCAGGTGTGGTGGGAGCCAAAGGCTATCGTTTGTTGATGGCGGGACCATCGGGCACAGGTAAAACCCTCACTGCGGCATTACTGGGGCAAACGGCAGGCAAGCCCTTGTACCGCATAGATGTATCGAGCATTGTAGACAAATACGTGGGTGAAACCAGTAAGCGTTTGCGCCAGGTGTTTGACCTTGCCGAACAACACGATTGGATTTTGTTTTTTGATGAAGGTGATGCCCTCTTTGGCAAACGCAGCAACGACACGGGTAGCAGCAACGAACGCTACGCCAACCAGGAGGTGGCGTATTTGCTCTATAAACTGGAAGAATACCAGGGGATGATTTTTTTGGCGACCAACCACAAAGGGGCGATTGACCCTGCCTTTGAGCGAAGGTTTGACTCACTGGTGACCTTTAGCAAACCTGATGAAGGCACCCGCCGCCGTTTATGGCAACACTTTTTTGGGCAGACAAGCACGCTGGAGCTCGACCCACGCATTGGCGCAGGCAATTGGCGCGAACTTGCCGAAGCTGCCCCAGTAAGCGCCGCCTGGATTGAGAAATTTTTTCAGTATTGTGTGATGCAAACTACCGCCAAACGCGACCGCTACATCAGTGCCGAAGATATGCGTACCTACTTGCACTGGTTCAGCGCCGAACGGGGCTACTTTGATGGCAAGGCACACCGTTTGTTTTTGCGGGAGTTGGTGGGGTAA
- a CDS encoding DUF4255 domain-containing protein — MITPILRLLQSTLTEHLSAQFARNSFDAFNVVVDKLVSRDGKSTLDPALNQVVITLLDIQEERTVQRSRTSHPGAPYHLNLTLLLSVHEKEEQRDQQDYLKGMEYLDAVLGFFQQYPTFTPLTHPNLPGSVEYLQFELANENLRENSYIWTMTGAKHAPSALYKVRSVSVGTKQMATRIPQFN, encoded by the coding sequence ATGATAACTCCTATACTACGACTATTACAAAGCACTTTGACCGAGCACTTGTCAGCTCAGTTTGCCCGCAACTCATTTGATGCCTTCAACGTGGTGGTAGACAAACTCGTGAGCCGCGATGGAAAGTCTACCCTCGACCCGGCGCTCAACCAAGTAGTCATTACCCTACTCGACATCCAGGAAGAACGCACTGTGCAGCGCAGCCGTACCAGCCACCCTGGGGCACCTTATCATCTCAATTTGACGCTACTGTTATCAGTGCACGAAAAAGAAGAACAACGTGACCAACAAGATTACCTTAAGGGGATGGAATACCTTGATGCGGTATTGGGCTTTTTTCAACAATACCCTACGTTTACTCCCTTGACTCACCCCAACTTGCCGGGTAGTGTGGAGTACCTTCAGTTTGAGCTTGCCAACGAGAACCTGCGCGAAAACAGCTACATCTGGACAATGACCGGAGCCAAACACGCGCCTTCAGCGCTCTATAAAGTGCGTAGTGTAAGCGTAGGGACTAAGCAAATGGCAACTCGTATTCCTCAGTTTAATTAA